One window of the Thermasporomyces composti genome contains the following:
- a CDS encoding DUF3099 domain-containing protein → MRQKVRTPVFRISAAPRSLKEDVRSREVRYLVSMGVRTVCFLGAFLTHGVVRWLLVVAAFILPYIAVVIANAGRERRSEPVPAFVPTPKRTLAEGSSSTAPQKARGDV, encoded by the coding sequence ATGCGTCAGAAGGTCCGCACACCCGTCTTTCGGATCAGCGCGGCACCACGCAGCCTGAAGGAGGACGTCCGATCCCGCGAGGTTCGCTATCTCGTGTCGATGGGTGTACGGACTGTGTGCTTCCTGGGGGCCTTCCTCACCCACGGTGTGGTCAGGTGGCTACTTGTCGTAGCAGCCTTCATCCTGCCCTACATCGCTGTGGTCATCGCCAATGCGGGCCGCGAACGCCGCTCTGAGCCGGTGCCGGCCTTCGTTCCCACCCCGAAGCGGACCTTGGCGGAGGGCTCAAGCTCCACTGCACCACAAAAAGCTCGGGGGGACGTCTAG
- the moaA gene encoding GTP 3',8-cyclase MoaA has protein sequence MVLADRYGRVATDLRVSLTDRCNLRCSYCMPAEGLPWLPSPEILTDDEVVRLIGVAVRLLGVREVRFTGGEPLLRRGLVDIVRRTSQLRPRPEISLTTNGIGLSRLAEPLRDAGLDRVNVSLDTLRPEVFHQLTRRDRLRDVIDGLAAAERVGLAPIKVNAVLVRGVNDAEAPDLLAWCLERGYVLRFIEQMPLDAQHRWDRATMVTADEILARLSERFDLRPDDRYVRGSAPAEQFVVNGGPATVGIIASVTRPFCGDCDRVRLTADGQVRNCLFAREESDLRTPLRAGASDEQLAALWRRAVATKQAGHGIDDPTFLQPSRPMSAIGG, from the coding sequence ATGGTGCTCGCTGACCGCTATGGCCGGGTCGCCACCGACCTGCGGGTGTCGCTGACGGACCGGTGCAACTTGCGGTGCAGCTACTGCATGCCGGCCGAAGGTCTGCCCTGGCTGCCGTCGCCGGAAATCTTGACCGACGACGAGGTCGTCCGACTCATCGGAGTGGCCGTCCGGCTCCTCGGCGTCCGCGAGGTGCGGTTCACCGGAGGCGAGCCGTTGCTCCGCCGTGGGTTGGTCGACATCGTCCGCCGCACCAGCCAGCTCCGGCCCCGTCCGGAGATCTCGCTCACGACCAACGGAATCGGCCTGAGTCGGCTCGCGGAGCCACTGCGGGACGCCGGCTTGGATCGCGTCAACGTCTCCCTCGACACCCTGCGGCCGGAGGTCTTCCATCAGCTGACCCGTCGCGACCGGCTCCGCGACGTCATCGACGGGCTGGCCGCGGCCGAGCGGGTCGGACTCGCGCCGATCAAGGTCAACGCCGTGCTCGTGCGCGGCGTCAACGACGCGGAGGCGCCGGACTTGCTCGCGTGGTGCCTGGAGCGTGGCTACGTGTTGCGGTTCATCGAGCAGATGCCGCTCGACGCCCAGCACCGTTGGGATCGCGCGACGATGGTGACCGCCGACGAGATCCTGGCTCGTCTCAGCGAGCGCTTCGACCTGCGCCCCGACGACCGTTACGTGCGCGGCAGCGCGCCCGCGGAGCAGTTCGTGGTCAACGGTGGTCCCGCCACGGTGGGCATCATCGCGTCGGTGACGCGGCCGTTCTGCGGCGATTGCGACCGGGTCCGGCTCACCGCCGACGGTCAGGTGCGCAACTGCCTGTTCGCGCGCGAGGAATCCGATCTGCGAACGCCTCTTCGCGCGGGGGCTTCGGACGAGCAGCTTGCGGCGCTGTGGCGTCGAGCGGTCGCGACCAAGCAGGCCGGTCACGGCATCGACGACCCGACGTTCCTCCAGCCGTCACGGCCGATGTCGGCGATCGGCGGTTGA
- a CDS encoding SURF1 family protein, whose amino-acid sequence MYRFLLRPRWIALVLGVAVLVTVFVQLGDWQLDRRAQRQAHNALVTVNSERPPRPVEQVLAPGRAVQPAQEWTRVLVRGRYDADHQVLVRYRPLDGAPGFHVLTPLVPRNGPAVLVDRGWIPRPGGSEAATAPAPPSGEVTVVGRVRRSEEAPDGQGRPQAGQVRFIDTDQLAADLPYPVVDGYVELVEQRPAAQDTPRPVPPPTLSEGPHLAYGLQWYLFAVIAVVGLGLLIYDEAHGGRLRERLRGPDPHADATPPRDLGESTAPLPRSESGRP is encoded by the coding sequence GTGTACCGCTTCCTGCTGCGTCCGCGCTGGATCGCGCTGGTCCTCGGGGTCGCGGTGCTGGTGACCGTGTTCGTCCAGCTCGGCGACTGGCAGCTGGACCGGCGCGCTCAACGCCAGGCTCACAATGCGTTGGTCACCGTCAACAGCGAGCGACCGCCGCGCCCCGTCGAGCAGGTCCTGGCACCCGGCCGCGCGGTCCAGCCAGCCCAGGAGTGGACACGCGTCCTCGTCCGCGGTAGGTACGACGCGGACCACCAGGTCCTCGTCCGCTACCGCCCCCTCGACGGCGCGCCGGGATTCCACGTGCTCACTCCGCTGGTGCCGCGGAACGGACCGGCCGTCCTCGTCGACCGGGGATGGATTCCACGCCCCGGTGGTTCCGAGGCTGCCACGGCGCCCGCGCCGCCGTCCGGCGAGGTCACGGTGGTCGGGCGGGTGCGCCGCAGTGAAGAGGCACCCGACGGCCAAGGCCGGCCGCAGGCCGGACAGGTGCGCTTCATCGACACCGACCAGCTCGCCGCCGACCTCCCCTACCCCGTGGTCGACGGCTACGTCGAGTTGGTGGAGCAGCGTCCCGCCGCTCAAGACACGCCTCGCCCGGTGCCGCCTCCGACGCTGTCGGAGGGGCCGCACCTGGCGTATGGGCTCCAGTGGTACTTGTTCGCCGTCATCGCTGTGGTCGGTCTGGGTCTTCTGATCTACGACGAGGCCCACGGCGGTCGTCTGCGCGAGCGCCTCCGCGGCCCGGACCCACACGCGGACGCCACCCCGCCACGTGACCTCGGTGAGTCGACGGCGCCCCTTCCTCGATCCGAGAGCGGGCGGCCCTGA
- a CDS encoding SIR2 family NAD-dependent protein deacylase → MAEAGADSINQRSTSQGSTDRGTVDRDRTDQVAVWLRDARTVTVLTGAGISTDSGIPDFRGPRGVWTTNPAAERLSNIADYLADPAVRVEAWKSRRDHPAWTARPNRAHEALVRLERAGLIHTVVTQNIDGLHQKAGSTRVVELHGTVWWAVCLECGLRTPMADVLARVDAGEPDPRCLSCGGIQKSATISFGQPLDRDVLAQAVRAAEESDLFLAVGTSLTVYPAAGLCDVALEAGARLVVINGQPTPYDEKAAAVLRDPIGEVLPRLADAALGEARA, encoded by the coding sequence ATGGCCGAAGCGGGAGCGGACTCGATCAACCAGCGTTCGACCAGCCAGGGCTCGACCGATCGGGGCACGGTCGATCGGGACAGGACCGACCAGGTGGCGGTCTGGCTGCGCGACGCACGGACCGTGACAGTGCTGACCGGCGCGGGGATCTCCACCGACTCCGGTATCCCGGATTTCCGCGGGCCGCGCGGTGTGTGGACGACGAACCCGGCCGCCGAACGGCTGTCCAACATCGCCGACTACCTCGCCGACCCGGCCGTGCGGGTCGAAGCCTGGAAGTCTCGCCGCGACCACCCGGCGTGGACGGCACGGCCCAACCGGGCCCACGAGGCTCTGGTGCGCCTGGAACGGGCCGGGCTCATCCACACCGTCGTGACTCAGAACATCGACGGCCTCCACCAAAAGGCCGGCTCCACGAGGGTGGTGGAGCTCCACGGCACGGTGTGGTGGGCGGTCTGCCTGGAGTGCGGACTGCGGACGCCCATGGCCGACGTTCTCGCCCGCGTCGACGCGGGCGAACCCGACCCGCGCTGTCTGAGCTGCGGCGGTATCCAAAAGTCGGCCACCATCTCGTTCGGTCAGCCGCTCGACCGCGACGTGCTCGCCCAGGCGGTGCGCGCGGCCGAGGAGTCCGACCTCTTCCTCGCCGTCGGGACGTCTCTGACGGTCTACCCGGCGGCCGGACTCTGCGATGTCGCGTTGGAGGCGGGCGCCCGGCTCGTCGTCATCAACGGTCAACCCACGCCGTACGACGAGAAGGCCGCCGCGGTTCTGCGGGATCCGATCGGCGAGGTGCTGCCTCGCCTGGCAGACGCCGCTCTCGGCGAGGCGCGGGCGTGA
- a CDS encoding SDR family oxidoreductase: MRDRVFLLSGASRGLGRATAEVLVAEGAYVVISARDEDAVQRTAASLGTARAVGVAADNADPASAERLVATAMAKWGRLDGALISVGGPPAGSAMDTDEDEWRRAFESIYLGTLRLCRAVAAACRDGGSIAFVLSSSVRSPIANLAISNGLRPGLAGLAKTFADELGPAGVRVNSLLPGSFDTERTRELAAQSGDPEAYRRRREAEIPLRRFGSPAEFGRVAAFILSPVASYVTGTTIAIDGGALRAI; this comes from the coding sequence GTGCGGGACCGAGTTTTCCTGTTGAGTGGAGCGAGCCGCGGGCTGGGCCGGGCAACCGCCGAGGTTCTCGTGGCCGAGGGAGCCTACGTGGTGATCTCCGCCCGAGACGAGGACGCCGTGCAGCGCACCGCCGCCAGCCTGGGCACCGCGCGGGCTGTCGGCGTGGCCGCGGACAACGCCGACCCCGCGTCGGCTGAGCGTTTGGTGGCCACTGCCATGGCCAAGTGGGGTCGTCTCGACGGCGCGCTCATCAGCGTCGGCGGGCCGCCGGCGGGATCCGCGATGGACACCGACGAGGACGAGTGGCGGCGAGCCTTCGAGTCGATCTACCTCGGCACGTTGCGGCTCTGCCGAGCGGTGGCCGCGGCGTGTCGCGACGGCGGCTCGATCGCCTTCGTGCTCTCGAGCTCCGTCCGGTCCCCGATCGCCAACCTCGCGATCTCCAACGGGCTCCGTCCTGGGCTCGCCGGTCTAGCGAAGACCTTCGCCGACGAGCTGGGCCCTGCCGGTGTGCGGGTCAACAGCCTGTTGCCCGGATCGTTCGACACCGAGCGCACCCGAGAGCTCGCGGCCCAGTCGGGCGACCCGGAGGCGTACCGCCGTCGACGCGAAGCCGAGATCCCCCTTCGACGTTTCGGCTCACCCGCGGAGTTCGGCCGGGTCGCGGCCTTCATCCTGTCCCCAGTCGCCTCGTACGTCACCGGCACCACCATCGCCATCGACGGCGGCGCCCTCCGGGCGATCTGA
- a CDS encoding ABC transporter ATP-binding protein, translating to MHGGFGAWGMMRSFSRDRSLTRRRLAPGTTRRIVAFARPYRGFVVGLVLLLAVDAGLGAVTPLLFRQIINEGVLKRDAGLVVALAFVVAVIAVLSAALGLVQRYLSARIGEGLIFDMRSKVFAHLQRMPLAFFTRTQTGALVSRLNNDVLGAQQAFTSTLSNVVGNLFTAAFTIGAMAALSWRITVVALAMLPFFLLPARWVGRRLQAITRESYDLNAQMNAMITERFGVAGALLVKLFGRHEAEDRAFVERAARVRDIGVVQAMYSRVFFTALMLVASLSVALVYGWGGVQAVRGVLDVGTLVAMTAYLTRLYGPLAALSNVHVDVMTALVSFERVFEVLDLEPLVKNRPDAVDLAPDAPARVEFQHVSFRYPSADEVSLASLETVAVLDQTTPTEVLHDVSFTAEPGQMVALVGPSGAGKTTLTHLVTRLYDVTSGRVLVGGVDVRDLTVESLRSAVGVVTQDPHLFHDTIRANLLYAKPDATEEELYRALEGAQIADLVDSLADGLDTVVGERGYRLSGGEKQRLAIARLLLKAPRIVVLDEATAHLDSESEAAVQKALSTALRGRTSIVIAHRLSTVRDADLILVLDDGRIVERGTHEDLLAAGGLYADLYRTQFAARERDGHADGGDGRVPRQAWLGEQSDRPEGAAVDGDGGAGDVRGDWGQDEGRDPAELRG from the coding sequence ATGCACGGCGGTTTCGGCGCCTGGGGGATGATGCGGTCGTTCAGCCGCGACCGTTCCCTCACCCGGCGCCGCCTGGCACCCGGGACCACGAGGCGGATCGTCGCCTTCGCCAGGCCGTACCGCGGCTTCGTGGTCGGCCTGGTGCTCTTGTTAGCGGTCGACGCCGGTCTCGGCGCGGTGACGCCGCTCCTGTTCCGCCAGATCATCAACGAGGGCGTCCTCAAGCGAGACGCCGGCCTCGTCGTGGCGCTGGCGTTTGTCGTCGCCGTGATCGCGGTGCTGTCGGCCGCGCTCGGGCTGGTCCAGCGCTACCTCTCCGCGCGGATCGGGGAAGGGCTCATCTTCGACATGCGGTCGAAGGTGTTCGCCCACCTGCAGCGAATGCCGCTGGCGTTCTTCACCCGGACCCAGACCGGCGCGCTGGTGTCCCGGCTCAACAACGACGTGCTCGGGGCCCAGCAGGCGTTCACCTCGACGCTGTCCAACGTCGTGGGGAACCTGTTCACGGCCGCCTTCACCATCGGCGCCATGGCGGCTCTGTCCTGGCGGATCACCGTCGTGGCGTTGGCCATGCTGCCCTTCTTCCTGCTGCCGGCACGCTGGGTGGGTCGTCGGCTCCAGGCGATCACGCGGGAGTCGTACGACCTCAACGCCCAGATGAACGCCATGATCACCGAGCGCTTCGGCGTGGCCGGTGCCCTCCTGGTCAAGCTGTTCGGGCGCCACGAAGCGGAGGACCGGGCGTTCGTCGAGCGGGCTGCGCGGGTGCGTGACATCGGCGTGGTCCAGGCCATGTACAGCCGGGTGTTCTTCACCGCGCTCATGCTGGTGGCGTCCCTGTCGGTGGCCCTGGTGTACGGCTGGGGCGGGGTCCAGGCGGTCCGCGGAGTCCTGGACGTCGGCACGCTCGTGGCGATGACCGCCTACCTGACCCGTCTGTACGGACCTCTCGCGGCGTTGTCCAACGTCCACGTCGACGTCATGACGGCGCTGGTGAGCTTCGAGCGTGTCTTCGAGGTGCTCGACCTCGAGCCGCTGGTGAAGAACCGCCCGGACGCGGTCGACCTCGCCCCGGACGCGCCTGCGCGCGTGGAGTTCCAGCACGTGAGCTTCCGCTACCCGAGCGCGGACGAGGTGTCGCTGGCCTCGCTGGAGACGGTCGCGGTCCTTGACCAGACCACTCCGACCGAGGTGCTGCACGACGTGTCGTTCACGGCCGAGCCGGGCCAGATGGTGGCACTGGTGGGGCCCTCCGGCGCGGGAAAGACCACGCTCACCCACCTGGTCACCCGCCTGTACGACGTGACGAGTGGCCGGGTCCTCGTCGGCGGCGTCGACGTCCGTGACCTGACCGTGGAGTCGCTTCGGTCGGCGGTCGGCGTGGTGACCCAGGATCCGCACCTGTTCCACGACACGATCCGAGCCAACCTGCTCTACGCCAAGCCGGACGCCACCGAGGAGGAGCTCTATCGGGCCCTGGAAGGCGCCCAGATCGCGGACCTGGTGGACAGCCTCGCGGACGGGTTGGACACCGTGGTCGGTGAGCGTGGCTACCGACTGTCCGGTGGGGAGAAGCAGCGGCTCGCCATCGCTCGGCTGCTGCTCAAGGCACCGCGCATCGTCGTCTTGGACGAGGCCACCGCTCACCTGGACTCCGAGTCGGAGGCGGCCGTGCAGAAGGCGCTGTCCACCGCGCTGCGAGGCCGCACGTCCATCGTGATCGCGCACCGGCTCTCGACGGTCCGGGACGCCGACCTCATCCTCGTCCTCGACGACGGGCGCATCGTGGAGCGCGGCACCCACGAGGACCTGCTGGCCGCCGGAGGCCTCTACGCCGACCTGTACCGGACGCAGTTCGCCGCTCGCGAGCGGGACGGTCACGCCGATGGCGGCGACGGGCGTGTACCCCGCCAGGCGTGGCTCGGTGAGCAGTCAGATCGCCCGGAGGGCGCCGCCGTCGATGGCGATGGTGGTGCCGGTGACGTACGAGGCGACTGGGGACAGGATGAAGGCCGCGACCCGGCCGAACTCCGCGGGTGA
- a CDS encoding helix-turn-helix domain-containing protein, whose product MAETLKKGVRVTGPQRDKLAADLKKKYDGGKSIRTIAQETGRSYGFVHRLLTESGVKLRSRGGATRSKKRT is encoded by the coding sequence GTGGCCGAGACTCTGAAGAAGGGCGTCCGAGTCACCGGTCCGCAGCGAGACAAGCTCGCGGCGGACCTGAAGAAGAAGTACGACGGAGGTAAGAGCATCCGAACCATCGCTCAGGAGACGGGCCGGTCCTACGGGTTCGTGCACCGGCTGCTGACCGAGTCCGGAGTGAAGCTCCGCAGCAGGGGCGGCGCGACCCGTTCCAAGAAGCGGACGTAG
- a CDS encoding ABC-F family ATP-binding cassette domain-containing protein, whose product MITASNLELRAGARLLLANASFRVSPGDKIGLVGRNGAGKTTLTRVLAGESLPAAGTVTRSGSVGYLPQDPRTGDLEVTARDRVLSARGLDELVRALRAREQEMAASGSERAMRRYARVEAEFLARGGYAAEAEAAQVTRSLGLPDRVLNQPLGTLSGGQRRRIELARILFSGADTLLLDEPTNHLDADSIAWLREFLKGFKGGLVLISHDVSLLEAVVNRVFHLDANRAELDIHNVGWKTYLTQREADERRRKRERANAERKAQALLAQAEKMRAKATKAVAAKNMARRAERMLAAVEPPRRPEKVARIRLPEPAPCGKTPLTATGLSKSYGSLEVFTDVDLAIDRGSRVVVLGLNGAGKTTLLKILAGVEEPDTGVVEAGHGLRLGYYAQEHETLDLDRSVLHNLLSAGPHLSDIEARGILGSFLFSGDDVDKPAGVLSGGEKTRLALACLVCSTANVLLLDEPTNNLDPMSREEILGAIRSYRGAIVLVTHDEGAVEALQPERVLLLPDGVEDLWSDDYADLVALA is encoded by the coding sequence ATGATCACCGCTAGCAATCTCGAGCTGCGAGCCGGCGCCCGTCTTCTCCTCGCGAACGCGTCCTTCCGCGTGTCCCCAGGCGACAAGATCGGGCTCGTTGGGCGGAACGGGGCCGGCAAGACCACGCTCACACGGGTTCTCGCCGGCGAGAGCCTGCCGGCGGCCGGCACGGTCACGCGCAGCGGCTCGGTCGGCTACCTGCCGCAAGACCCACGCACCGGCGATCTCGAGGTGACAGCGCGCGACCGGGTTCTGTCAGCGCGTGGCCTCGATGAGCTGGTGCGTGCTCTCCGGGCCCGCGAGCAGGAGATGGCGGCCAGTGGGAGCGAGCGGGCGATGCGACGGTACGCCCGCGTCGAGGCGGAGTTCCTCGCCCGCGGCGGGTACGCGGCCGAAGCGGAGGCGGCCCAGGTGACGAGGAGCCTCGGCCTGCCGGACCGGGTGCTGAACCAGCCGCTGGGCACGCTCTCGGGTGGGCAGCGGCGTCGAATCGAGCTCGCCCGGATCCTGTTCTCCGGTGCCGACACCCTGCTGCTGGACGAGCCGACGAACCACCTCGACGCCGACTCCATCGCGTGGTTGCGGGAGTTCCTCAAGGGCTTCAAGGGCGGTCTCGTGTTGATCAGCCACGACGTCAGCCTGCTGGAAGCCGTGGTCAATCGGGTCTTCCACCTGGACGCCAACCGGGCCGAGCTCGACATCCACAACGTCGGGTGGAAGACCTACCTCACGCAGCGTGAGGCCGACGAACGTCGCCGCAAGCGGGAGCGCGCCAACGCCGAGCGCAAGGCGCAGGCACTTCTCGCCCAGGCCGAGAAGATGCGCGCGAAGGCCACCAAGGCGGTCGCCGCCAAGAACATGGCCCGCCGGGCCGAGCGGATGCTGGCGGCGGTGGAGCCGCCGCGCCGTCCGGAGAAGGTCGCGCGCATCCGTCTGCCCGAACCCGCGCCGTGCGGCAAGACACCATTGACAGCCACCGGGCTCTCCAAGTCGTACGGATCGCTGGAGGTCTTCACAGACGTCGACCTCGCGATCGATCGAGGCAGTCGCGTGGTGGTCCTGGGGCTCAACGGCGCCGGCAAGACAACCTTGCTCAAGATCCTCGCAGGCGTGGAGGAGCCGGACACCGGAGTCGTCGAGGCTGGACACGGTCTGCGGTTGGGTTACTACGCCCAGGAGCACGAAACACTCGATCTCGACCGCAGTGTTCTACACAATCTGTTGTCGGCTGGACCACATTTGTCCGACATTGAAGCCCGTGGGATCCTCGGCTCCTTCCTGTTCAGCGGGGATGACGTCGACAAACCGGCCGGCGTGCTATCCGGGGGAGAGAAGACTCGGCTCGCCCTTGCGTGCTTGGTGTGTTCGACTGCCAACGTTCTGTTGCTCGACGAGCCAACCAACAATCTCGACCCCATGTCCCGGGAGGAGATCCTCGGCGCGATCAGGTCCTACCGGGGAGCGATCGTCCTGGTCACCCACGACGAGGGAGCGGTCGAAGCGCTCCAGCCTGAGCGTGTGCTGCTCCTGCCGGATGGCGTCGAAGATCTCTGGAGCGACGATTACGCGGATTTGGTAGCGCTGGCGTGA
- a CDS encoding biotin transporter BioY, whose product MPSSRLSTRDLALVALFAALLAALGLPGTFYLFGTAVPITAQTLGVMLAGSILGARRGFLAVATFVVLVLAGLPLLAGGRGGLGVLAGASAGYFVAFPLGAWVTGWLTEKAMPRYSTLYGFIANVIGGIVVVYAIGIPVQAWRTGTTGVVAAVVAGLVFLPGDLLKAVVATAVAKGVHAGYPTLARDTVRHDGHLPRRDTTGGRPT is encoded by the coding sequence ATGCCGTCCAGCCGTCTATCCACCCGTGACCTGGCGCTCGTGGCGCTCTTCGCGGCGCTGCTGGCCGCGCTCGGGCTTCCTGGGACGTTCTACCTCTTCGGCACCGCGGTCCCCATCACCGCGCAGACGTTGGGCGTCATGCTCGCCGGGTCGATCCTCGGCGCGCGCCGCGGCTTCCTCGCGGTGGCGACGTTCGTCGTCCTGGTCCTCGCCGGACTGCCCCTGCTCGCCGGTGGGCGCGGCGGACTCGGCGTCCTCGCCGGAGCATCCGCGGGGTACTTCGTCGCGTTCCCACTCGGAGCCTGGGTCACCGGCTGGTTGACCGAGAAGGCGATGCCGCGTTACTCGACGCTCTACGGCTTCATCGCGAACGTCATCGGCGGCATCGTGGTCGTCTACGCGATCGGGATTCCCGTGCAAGCCTGGCGGACGGGGACGACCGGCGTGGTCGCCGCCGTCGTCGCCGGCCTGGTGTTCCTGCCGGGCGATCTCCTCAAGGCGGTGGTGGCGACCGCCGTCGCCAAGGGGGTGCACGCCGGCTACCCGACCCTCGCCCGCGATACCGTTCGCCACGATGGCCATCTCCCGAGACGTGATACGACGGGCGGCCGCCCAACCTGA
- a CDS encoding class I adenylate-forming enzyme family protein yields MAISRDVIRRAAAQPDRPAVTGPCGPVSFGELAARGRARADELAARGVGPGQQVVTSDGDVVALLVDLLAADLLGAATVVTDARWPDSVRAAAVQAAASAAAPHGDDVCLVVFTSGSTGTPRPVARTRQSWTFSFPAFSALTGVGDADTVLIPGGLSSSLFLFGALHALTMGAAIHPLPRWSPEAAADACQHCTAVHAVPAMLAALADRLEPARSRLRTAVCGGAHLRQDVDAALRRAGVTVVDYYGAAELSFVAIRRPGAPAGVMRPFPNVEVDIRDGVIWARSPYLALSVERDHAGFATVGDLGVRRDDGTLTVAGRADGVITTGGSTIIPEAVEEVLRHAPNVADVAVVGRAHDTLGEVVVAVVEPGDDGVALHDLRRNLRAWAAEHLTPAERPRVWYAVDRLPRTASGKVARAQVVAGLADGTLSARTLS; encoded by the coding sequence ATGGCCATCTCCCGAGACGTGATACGACGGGCGGCCGCCCAACCTGACCGGCCCGCCGTCACCGGGCCGTGCGGGCCGGTGAGCTTCGGAGAGCTCGCCGCCCGCGGCCGGGCGCGCGCCGACGAGCTGGCCGCGCGGGGCGTCGGCCCTGGGCAGCAGGTCGTCACCAGCGACGGTGACGTCGTAGCTCTCCTCGTCGACCTCCTCGCCGCCGACCTCTTGGGCGCGGCCACCGTCGTGACCGACGCCCGGTGGCCGGACTCCGTCCGAGCCGCGGCCGTCCAGGCGGCCGCGTCCGCGGCGGCACCGCACGGCGACGACGTCTGTCTCGTGGTGTTCACCTCGGGCAGCACGGGCACACCGAGGCCGGTGGCGCGCACGCGGCAGTCGTGGACGTTCAGCTTCCCAGCCTTCTCGGCGCTCACCGGGGTGGGCGACGCCGACACGGTGCTGATTCCCGGCGGGCTGTCGTCCAGCCTGTTCCTCTTCGGCGCGCTGCACGCCCTCACCATGGGGGCGGCCATCCATCCGCTCCCCCGGTGGTCGCCCGAGGCGGCCGCCGACGCCTGCCAGCACTGCACGGCGGTCCACGCGGTCCCGGCGATGCTCGCGGCGCTGGCCGACCGTCTCGAGCCGGCCAGGAGCAGACTGCGGACCGCCGTCTGTGGTGGGGCCCACCTCAGGCAGGACGTCGACGCCGCCCTTCGCCGTGCCGGTGTGACCGTGGTCGACTACTACGGAGCCGCCGAGCTGTCGTTCGTGGCGATCCGGCGGCCGGGCGCACCCGCCGGAGTCATGCGACCGTTCCCGAACGTCGAGGTCGACATCCGCGACGGCGTGATCTGGGCACGCAGCCCGTACCTCGCACTGAGCGTGGAGCGTGACCACGCTGGCTTCGCCACCGTCGGTGACCTCGGCGTCCGTCGCGACGATGGCACTCTCACCGTCGCGGGCCGCGCCGACGGCGTCATCACCACCGGTGGGTCCACGATCATCCCCGAGGCGGTCGAGGAGGTCCTGCGCCACGCACCGAACGTCGCCGACGTGGCGGTCGTCGGACGAGCGCACGACACGCTGGGCGAGGTCGTCGTCGCGGTCGTGGAACCAGGTGACGACGGCGTCGCGCTCCACGACCTGCGCAGGAACCTCCGCGCATGGGCGGCGGAGCACCTCACCCCCGCGGAGCGACCACGGGTGTGGTACGCCGTCGACCGGCTCCCGCGGACCGCCTCGGGCAAGGTCGCCCGGGCTCAGGTCGTCGCCGGGCTGGCGGACGGAACTCTCAGCGCGCGGACCCTGTCGTGA